The Raphanus sativus cultivar WK10039 chromosome 2, ASM80110v3, whole genome shotgun sequence genome includes a region encoding these proteins:
- the LOC130508431 gene encoding elongation factor 1-alpha 1, with product MGKEKFHINIVVIGHVDSGKSTTTGHLIYKLGGIDKRVIERFEKEAAEMNKRSFKYAWVLDKLKAERERGITIDIALWKFETTKYYCTVIDAPGHRDFIKNMITGTSQADCAVLIIDSTTGGFEAGISKDGQTREHALLAFTLGVKQMICCCNKMDATTPKYSKARYDEIIKEVSSYLKKVGYNPDKIPFVPISGFEGDNMIERSTNLDWYKGPTLLEALDQINEPKRPSDKPLRLPLQDVYKIGGIGTVPVGRVETGMLKPGMVVTFAPSGLTTEVKSVEMHHESLVEALPGDNVGFNVKNVAVKDLKRGYVASNSKDDPAKGAANFTSQVIIMNHPGQIGNGYAPVLDCHTSHIAVKFSEILTKIDRRSGKEIEKEPKFLKNGDAGMVKMTPTKPMVVETFSEYPPLGRFAVRDMRQTVAVGVIKSVDKKDPTGAKVTKAAVKKGAK from the exons ATGGGTAAAGAGAAGTTCCACATCAACATCGTGGTCATCGGCCATGTCGACTCTGGAAAATCGACCACCACTGGTCACTTGATCTACAAGCTCGGTGGTATCGACAAGCGTGTGATCGAGAGGTTCGAGAAGGAGGCTGCTGAGATGAACAAGAGGTCTTTCAAGTACGCGTGGGTGTTGGACAAACTTAAGGCCGAGCGTGAGCGTGGTATCACCATTGATATCGCTCTCTGGAAGTTCGAGACCACCAAGTACTACTGCACGGTCATTGACGCTCCAGGACATCGTGATTTCATCAAGAACATGATTACTGGTACCTCCCAGGCTGATTGTGCTGTTCTTATCATTGACTCCACCACCGGTGGTTTTGAGGCTGGTATCTCCAAGGATGGTCAGACCCGTGAGCATGCTCTTCTTGCTTTCACCCTTGGTGTCAAGCAGATGATTTGCTGCTGTAACAAG ATGGATGCTACTACCCCTAAGTACTCCAAGGCTAGGTACGATGAGATCATCAAGGAGGTGTCTTCCTACTTGAAGAAGGTTGGGTACAACCCTGACAAAATCCCATTCGTCCCCATCTCTGGGTTCGAGGGTGACAACATGATTGAGAGATCCACCAACCTTGACTGGTACAAGGGACCAACTCTACTCGAGGCTCTTGACCAGATCAACGAGCCAAAGAGGCCCTCAGACAAGCCCCTCCGTCTGCCACTTCAGGATGTTTACAAGATCGGTGGTATTGGAACGGTGCCAGTGGGACGTGTTGAGACCGGTATGCTCAAGCCCGGTATGGTTGTCACCTTCGCTCCTTCAGGGTTGACCACTGAGGTTAAGTCCGTTGAGATGCACCACGAGTCTCTTGTGGAGGCTCTTCCAGGTGACAACGTTGGATTCAATGTCAAGAATGTTGCTGTGAAGGATCTTAAGCGTGGGTATGTTGCATCCAACTCCAAGGATGACCCTGCCAAGGGTGCTGCCAACTTCACCTCCCAGGTCATCATCATGAACCACCCTGGTCAGATCGGTAACGGTTACGCTCCGGTTCTTGATTGCCACACATCCCACATTGCAGTCAAGTTCTCTGAGATCCTCACCAAGATTGACAGGCGATCTGGTAAGGAGATCGAGAAGGAGCCCAAGTTCTTGAAGAATGGTGATGCTGGTATGGTTAAGATGACTCCAACCAAGCCCATGGTTGTCGAGACTTTCTCCGAGTACCCACCATTGGGTCGTTTCGCTGTTAGGGACATGAGGCAGACGGTGGCTGTTGGTGTTATCAAGAGCGTCGACAAGAAGGACCCAACCGGTGCTAAGGTCACCAAGGCCGCAGTCAAGAAGGGAGCTAAATGA
- the LOC108847429 gene encoding uncharacterized protein LOC108847429, which translates to MLTTTLSGNYGFPLCISGIAQQLSVSKQMADHDKRRKGMKKRRRSDEFRSFRSQGEEEMGVERDLWLQEMRESEDVRELFALFQDLGSWSFSSYTAKAA; encoded by the exons ATGCTGACAACAACTCTTAGTGGCAACTATGGCTTCCCTCTGTGCATCTCTGGGATCGCTCAGCAGTTATCTGTCTCTAAACA AATGGCAGATCATGACAAGAGAAGGAAGGGgatgaagaagagaaggagatcAGATGAGTTCAGGTCCTTCAGGAGCCAAGGTGAAGAAGAAATGGGTGTGGAGAGAGACCTATGGCTtcaagagatgagagagagtgAAGATGTTAGAGAACTATTTGCTTTATTTCAAGATCTAGGCTCATGGAGTTTTTCTTCTTACACAGCTAAAGCTGCTTAG
- the LOC108844341 gene encoding protein transport protein Sec61 subunit beta: MARGSSQSQQSTSTASSTARPGLAAPRGSAAATAGMRRRRLGGGGGASSGGGSVAGSGSSNMLRFYTDEAPGLKISPTVVLIMSLCFIGFVTALHVFGKLYLHKSGSKA; this comes from the coding sequence ATGGCGAGAGGCTCTTCCCAGTCCCAACAGTCAACTTCCACCGCCTCCTCGACCGCCCGGCCCGGTCTGGCCGCTCCCCGTGGATCCGCCGCCGCTACGGCGGGCATGCGTCGACGCAGGCTCGGTGGCGGTGGAGGCGCCTCATCAGGGGGTGGATCCGTAGCTGGATCAGGATCGAGCAACATGCTGAGATTCTACACCGATGAAGCTCCTGGACTGAAGATCTCACCCACCGTCGTCCTCATCATGAGTCTCTGCTTCATCGGCTTTGTCACCGCTCTTCACGTCTTCGGGAAACTCTACCTCCACAAGTCCGGATCCAAAGCTTAG
- the LOC108844340 gene encoding zinc-finger homeodomain protein 12 has translation MVFLYNECLKNQAVSFGGYALDGCGEFMPKSTTILTDPPSLSCDACGCHRNFHRRDHSNVVSHCTTSPLQPAASTQHLLLSLSSSGFSAGPSDQDKGKIMVDRELVTKRRKRTKFTVKQKVMMRGFAERAGWKINGCDDECVRKFCSDVGVEREALKVWIHNNKYFANGRNRNTTSSMFQKF, from the exons ATGGTTTTCTTGTACAACGAGTGCCTTAAAAACCAAGCGGTCAGTTTCGGCGGCTACGCTCTTGACGGATGCGGTGAGTTCATGCCCAAGTCCACCACCATCCTCACAGACCCTCCGTCCCTTAGTTGCGATGCATGCGGCTGCCACCGTAACTTCCACCGCCGTGATCATTCCAACGTCGTTAGTCACTGTACAACCTCACCTCTGCAGCCAGCCGCATCCACGCAGCACTTGCTTCTCTCTCTCAGCAGCTCCGGTTTCTCTGCAGGACCCTCGGATCAAGACAAGGGTAAAATCATGGTGGATAGGGAGTTGGTGACCAAGAGACGTAAGAGGACAAAATTCACGGTGAAGCAGAAGGTGATGATGAGAGGTTTCGCAGAGAGAGCTGGTTGGAAGATCAACGGCTGTGATGATGAGTGCGTAAGAAAGTTTTGTAGCGATGTGGGAGTAGAGAGAGAGGCTCTGAAGGTTTGGATTCACAACAATAAGTACTTTGCCAACGGGAGGAATAGAAACACAACGTCCTCTATGTTTCAAAAGTT TTAA
- the LOC108848040 gene encoding fasciclin-like arabinogalactan protein 12, protein MESSPFLLLATVLLLLTATPGTHSQPAAAPAPPGPTNVTKILEKAGQFTVFIRLLKSTGVANQLYGQLNNSDNGITIFAPSDSSFSSLKAGTLNSLTDEQQVELVQFHVIPSYVSSSNFQTLSNPLRTQAGDSADGHFPLNITTSGNTVNITSGVTNTTVSGNVYSDGQLAVYQVDKVLLPQQVFDPRPPAPAPAPTVAKTKKKKDDGDSSDDDSPADASYALREVGSVRNDVLVCVISISLAWFYL, encoded by the coding sequence ATGGAGAGTTCTCCCTTCCTCCTCCTCGCCAccgtcctcctcctcctcacaGCCACTCCCGGAACCCATTCTCAGCCAGCCGCGGCACCTGCTCCACCAGGACCCACAAACGTTACTAAAATCCTCGAAAAAGCAGGCCAGTTCACGGTCTTCATCAGACTACTCAAATCAACCGGCGTTGCTAACCAACTCTACGGCCAACTCAACAACTCCGACAACGGAATCACTATCTTCGCGCCGAGCGACTCCTCCTTCTCCAGTCTCAAAGCCGGAACCCTAAACTCCTTAACCGACGAGCAACAAGTGGAGCTAGTTCAGTTTCACGTCATACCAAGTTACGTCTCTTCCTCAAACTTCCAAACGCTAAGTAACCCTCTCCGGACTCAGGCCGGTGACTCCGCCGACGGACATTTCCCTCTCAACATCACCACCAGTGGCAATACCGTAAATATCACCTCCGGTGTAACCAACACCACCGTCTCCGGTAATGTATACAGCGATGGACAGCTAGCTGTTTATCAGGTTGATAAGGTTTTGCTTCCTCAGCAAGTTTTCGACCCTCGTCCTCCTGCGCCTGCTCCGGCTCCGACGGTAgcgaagacgaagaagaagaaggatgatgGTGATAGTTCCGATGATGATTCTCCGGCGGACGCTTCGTATGCTTTGCGTGAAGTTGGTTCTGTTCGTAACGACGTGTTGGTTTGCGTCATTAGTATATCGCTTGCATGGTTTTATTTGTGA
- the LOC130508432 gene encoding uncharacterized protein LOC130508432, whose product MEHRKSYVLVALFALLLLTDIVIAASDGGKGNGDNGQGQVEKAKGGDDGKGKGKVNIPKDKEKEKMDKKEKKAKKEKEKKEKEERAKKEKERKEKEKKEEERKKKDKKQSEAAARYKVLSPLPTGQEQAMCQAKGACYHKTLVCPGECPKRKPTKNRNTKGCFIDCTSKCEATCKWRKPNCNSYGSLCFDPRFIGGDGRIFYFHGYKGGNFAIVSDNNLQINAHFIGTRPLGRTRDFTWVQALNVMFENHNLVIAANRVTQWDENSDAITLRFNGELITLPEDEQSEWRANSGQREIVVERTDERNSVRVLVSGLVQMDMRVRPIGKEENRVHNYQLPQDDPFAHLETQFTFLNLSELVEGVLGKTYRPDYVSSAKIGVSMPVVGGEDKYQTPSLFSPTCRLCRFKPREEPLSADI is encoded by the exons ATGGAGCACAGAAAGTCATATGTGCTTGTAGCTCTCTTCGCATTGCTTCTCTTGACCGATATTGTCATTGCTGCGAGCGATGGCGGCAAAGGCAACGGTGATAACGGCCAGGGACAAGTAGAAAAGGCTAAAGGAGGAGATGATGGCAAAGGCAAAGGCAAGGTTAACATTCCAAAGGacaaggagaaggagaagatggacaagaaggagaagaaggccaagaaggagaaggaaaagaaagagaaagaggagagggcaaagaaagagaaggaaaggaaggaaaaggagaagaaggaagaagagaggaagaagaaggacaagaaGCAGAGTGAAGCAGCTGCTAGATACAAGGTGCTATCACCGTTGCCTACAGGACAAGAGCAAGCCATGTGCCAGGCTAAGGGTGCATGTTATCACAAGACTCTTGTTTGTCCTGGTGAATGTCCCAAGAGGAAGCCCACCAAGAACAGAAACACCAAAGGTTGCTTCATTGACTGCACTAGCAAATGCGAAGCTACATGCAAAT GGAGAAAACCTAACTGTAACAGCTACGGTTCTCTATGCTTCGATCCTAGATTCATCGGAGGGGACGGTAGGATATTCTATTTCCATGGATATAAAGGAGGAAACTTTGCGATCGTTTCAGACAACAACCTCCAGATCAATGCTCACTTCATCGGTACAAGACCCCTTGGAAGAACCAGAGACTTCACATGGGTTCAAGCCCTAAATGTCATGTTCGAAAACCACAACCTCGTGATCGCAGCCAATAGAGTGACTCAATGGGATGAAAATTCTGACGCAATTACCCTTAGATTCAACGGAGAACTCATCACACTACCTGAAGACGAACAATCCGAATGGAGGGCAAACTCGGGACAAAGAGAGATTGTCGTCGAAAGAACCGACGAGAGAAACAGCGTGAGAGTACTTGTCTCTGGCCTTGTTCAGATGGACATGAGAGTAAGACCTATAGGGAAAGAAGAGAACAGAGTTCACAACTATCAGTTGCCTCAAGATGACCCTTTTGCCCATCTTGAGACTCAGTTCACCTTCTTAAACTTAAGTGAGCTCGTCGAGGGCGTTTTGGGGAAAACCTACCGTCCTGATTACGTCAGCTCCGCCAAGATTGGAGTCTCTATGCCTGTGGTGGGAGGAGAAGACAAATACCAAACGCCTTCTCTGTTCTCTCCGACTTGCAGACTCTGCAGGTTTAAACCTCGTGAAGAACCACTCTCTGCTGATATCtaa
- the LOC130508740 gene encoding glutathione S-transferase T3-like produces MDSSNPFTQSSGFLDLSSSQQCDPVSQSIALGSSEVPLFSSQGTNAPTQAEETTEDIRGGRDWSQKEDVVLIRAWLNTSKDPIIGYDRRPGSFWKRVGAYFNASPHLVGMPDREVGNCKQRWSKIDDQVNEFVGSLCAATRMQSSGQNDNDVMKLANEIYHNDYGAKFTLEHCWRELKNEQKWRVNFGTDNSKSKRRKGEDGSQASSVQSSSLGDEEEARPEGVKKAKARLKAQRRAKEMEATSRKPVEKFQEMFEIRKHYFEMKEKLTKQHKLETLLRKKEPLSEIELALKNKLIKDMLS; encoded by the coding sequence ATGGATTCTTCAAATCCATTTACTCAGTCTTCAGGTTTTCTGGATCTGTCAAGTAGCCAACAGTGTGATCCTGTCTCACAAAGCATAGCTCTTGGATCTTCAGAAGTTCCTCTTTTTAGTTCCCAGGGGACTAATGCTCCAACTCAAGCTGAAGAGACAACTGAAGACATAAGAGGCGGAAGGGATTGGTCACAGAAGGAAGATGTGGTGCTCATACGTGCTTGGCTTAACACAAGCAAAGATCCGATCATAGGGTATGATCGAAGGCCTGGCTCCTTTTGGAAAAGAGTTGGAGCTTACTTCAATGCAAGTCCTCATCTTGTCGGTATGCCAGATAGAGAGGTTGGCAACTGTAAGCAAAGGTGGTCCAAGATCGATGACCAAGTCAACGAGTTTGTTGGCTCGTTATGTGCTGCAACAAGAATGCAGTCAAGTGGGCAGAATGACAATGATGTAATGAAGCTTGCTAATGAAATCTATCACAATGATTACGGTGCCAAGTTCACACTTGAGCATTGTTGGAGGGAGCTCAAAAATGAACAGAAATGGCGGGTAAATTTTGGGACAGATAACAGCAAGTCAAAAAGAAGGAAGGGTGAAGATGGTTCTCAAGCTTCTTCTGTCCAGTCATCAAGCCttggagatgaagaagaggcTCGTCCTGAAGGTGTGAAGAAGGCAAAGGCAAGGTTGAAGGCTCAAAGGAGGGCCAAAGAGATGGAAGCAACCAGCAGAAAGCCTGTGGAGAAGTTCCAAGAGATGTTTGAGATAAGGAAGCATTACTTTGAAATGAAGGAGAAGCTTACTAAGCAACATAAGTTGGAGACTCTCCTTAGAAAAAAAGAGCCTCTTAGTGAGATTGAACTGGCTTTAAAGAACAAACTAATAAAAGATATGTTGTCATAA
- the LOC108848041 gene encoding classical arabinogalactan protein 5, translating to MMKVSFIIIAMLMVGTVSGKISTKKVSPAPAPASAPSPVEHYSYPRQSETGMPPSLSPSDSPTTMPPGYIHQPPSLSPEESDLKYSDGSGTERESSSGGGKKAGIAVGAIAAASMVGLGGYVLKKRRENIRRSRYEYAATEIF from the coding sequence ATGATGAAGGTCAGTTTCATAATCATAGCTATGTTAATGGTAGGTACAGTATCCGGTAAGATATCAACTAAAAAAGTTTCACCAGCTCCAGCTCCAGCTTCAGCTCCATCTCCGGTTGAGCATTATTCATATCCGCGGCAGTCAGAAACCGGAATGCCTCCATCTCTTTCACCATCGGACTCTCCGACAACGATGCCTCCCGGTTACATTCACCAGCCACCGTCTCTGTCACCAGAAGAAAGTGATCTCAAATACAGTGATGGTAGTGGAACAGAGAGGGAAAGCTCATCCGGAGGTGGAAAGAAGGCCGGAATCGCGGTTGGAGCGATCGCAGCAGCGAGTATGGTTGGTCTGGGAGGGTACGTGTTGAAGAAACGGCGAGAGAACATTCGTCGATCACGATATGAATATGCCGCTACTGAGATCTTCTGA
- the LOC108846344 gene encoding uncharacterized protein LOC108846344, with translation MTYLTHSLLFSCCLSQLISVAIAGSRPAHGPAYSNPSAFSPEAYDFFHSKSSLPDNNPPRNSHSLPFLSPSPSPSETSNVEADTQGSKVSSDEHIGESSREEGRGETVGIVLGISFTALLLMGIYFVVKKRLANITRTIVIHSDA, from the coding sequence atgaCATACCTAACTCACTCTTTGCTCTTCTCCTGTTGCTTGTCTCAACTTATATCTGTGGCCATTGCAGGAAGTAGACCTGCTCATGGTCCAGCTTATTCAAACCCATCTGCTTTCTCTCCAGAAGCTTACGATTTCTTTCACTCAAAATCATCACTTCCTGACAACAATCCACCAAGAAACTCGCATTCTTTGCCATTTCTTTCACCTTCACCTTCACCTTCGGAGACATCTAATGTTGAAGCAGATACACAAGGTAGTAAAGTTTCATCAGACGAACACATAGGTGAGAGTAGCAGAGAAGAAGGACGAGGAGAAACTGTTGGAATAGTGTTAGGCATTTCTTTCACAGCTCTTCTTTTAATGGGAATTTACTTTGTGGTCAAGAAACGACTAGCTAATATAACTCGCACGATTGTAATCCACTCTGATGCTTGA
- the LOC130494413 gene encoding uncharacterized protein LOC130494413, translating into MFIVLAAVRFSGDSRKAFSNGSSFHCVLYHCNSLSSCSRSVRQSVVAKELHRKSHTIPLQSPSTLSAIDDIDPCFVDRFCYCREVITEATEIQLAERVNCSGVSLDAICLSSGDISPVSGDCLQLCKSPTMLSEESKPSDCKGFPVDSPGPLNCV; encoded by the exons ATGTTCATTGTGCTTGCCGCAGTCCGCTTCTCTGGGGATTCCCGGAAAGCCTTTTCAAACGGCTCCTCGTTTCACTGCGTCCTCTACCACtgcaactctctctcttcttgttccAGATCTGTAAGACAAAGCGTGGTAGCCAAAGAACTGCACCGAAAATCGCATACCATCCCACTGCAATCACCTTCCACGCTCTCCGCCATTGATGATATAGACCCCTGCTTTGTCGACAGATTTTGCTACTGCAGAGAAGTAATAACTGAGGCAACTGAGATCCAACTCGCAGAAAGAGTCAACTGCTCTGGCGTCTCTCTTGATGCTATCTGCCTCTCAAGTGGCGACATCTCCCCTGTCTCCGGCGACTGTCTACAACTATGCAAATCTCCGACGATGTTATCGGAAGAGTCAAAGCCGTCAG ATTGCAAAGGATTTCCGGTGGATTCACCGGGGCCTTTGAATTGCGTTTAA
- the LOC108845946 gene encoding probable aquaporin PIP2-4: MAKDLEVQEGGASAARDYQDPPPAPLFDMEELGKWSLYRAVIAEFVATLLFLYVSILTVIGYKAQTDANAGGVDCGGVGILGIAWAFGGMIFVLVYCTAGISGGHINPAVTVGLFLARKVSLVRTVLYIVAQCLGAICGCGLVKAFQSSYYTRYGGGANELADGYNKGTGLGAEIIGTFVLVYTVFSATDPKRSARDSHIPVLAPLPIGFAVFMVHLATIPITGTGINPARSFGAAVIYNQEKAWDDQWIFWVGPMIGAAAAALYHQFVLRAAGIKSLGSFRSSA; encoded by the exons ATGGCAAAGGACTTGGAGGTGCAAGAGGGTGGAGCATCGGCGGCGAGAGATTACCAGGATCCACCTCCGGCGCCATTGTTTGACATGGAGGAGCTTGGGAAATGGTCGCTCTATAGAGCGGTCATAGCTGAGTTCGTGGCAACACTTCTCTTCCTTTACGTCTCAATCCTCACCGTAATCGGCTACAAAGCTCAGACCGACGCAAACGCCGGAGGAGTTGATTGCGGTGGCGTTGGGATATTGGGTATTGCGTGGGCTTTCGGTGGAATGATCTTTGTTCTCGTTTACTGTACCGCCGGTATCTCCG GTGGTCATATAAATCCGGCTGTGACGGTGGGACTGTTCTTAGCTAGAAAAGTGTCATTGGTGCGGACAGTGTTATACATTGTCGCTCAGTGCCTTGGTGCCATCTGCGGTTGCGGTCTTGTCAAAGCATTCCAAAGTTCTTACTACACCAG atATGGAGGTGGAGCCAACGAGCTTGCTGACGGCTACAACAAAGGTACCGGACTCGGTGCCGAGATCATCGGAACATTTGTCCTTGTCTACACCGTTTTCTCGGCCACCGATCCCAAGCGAAGTGCACGTGACTCTCACATTCCAGTTTTGGCGCCACTTCCCATTGGTTTTGCTGTCTTCATGGTTCACTTAGCCACCATTCCCATCACCGGAACCGGAATCAACCCGGCCCGTAGCTTCGGAGCCGCAGTTATCTACAACCAAGAAAAGGCCTGGGACGACCAA TGGATATTCTGGGTGGGACCGATGATCGGAGCAGCAGCTGCTGCGTTATACCATCAGTTTGTTCTAAGAGCAGCTGGGATTAAATCTCTTGGCTCCTTTAGGAGCTCTgcttaa